Proteins from a genomic interval of Paenibacillus sp. RC334:
- a CDS encoding ABC transporter permease, which translates to MKRTQLDIQNQKAGHSNRSWGKILNTPSLLWGSIMFALLIGIAVFAPVISPYQPSDQNISATLQPPSFEHWLGTDQLGRDLFTRLIYAARTDLKIMVLAEIIPFCMGVFLGMLAGYYGKWVDTVITLLTDTLIAFPFYLIVIIVAFASGTGEQGIYITFALVGWIVYARVVKGLSASFRKQEWIAAAKTLGIPNIKIILRHLLPNVLPQAVVVLMTDMAVLLVAIVTLGYLGIGIAPPTPDWGTMISDGQPFISTKWWLSAIPGFAVVYTGIALSLVGDGLADIWRRK; encoded by the coding sequence ATGAAACGCACGCAATTAGATATTCAGAATCAGAAGGCGGGTCATAGCAACCGCTCTTGGGGAAAAATACTAAATACTCCATCTCTTTTATGGGGCAGTATTATGTTTGCGTTACTCATAGGTATTGCAGTGTTCGCACCGGTTATTAGCCCCTACCAGCCTTCTGATCAAAATATTTCGGCAACTTTACAACCCCCGTCCTTCGAACACTGGCTGGGAACCGATCAACTGGGGCGTGATTTGTTTACACGGCTGATCTATGCCGCACGGACTGATTTGAAGATTATGGTGCTGGCGGAGATCATCCCTTTTTGTATGGGGGTGTTTCTGGGAATGCTTGCCGGGTATTATGGTAAATGGGTAGACACGGTTATCACGCTTTTGACCGATACGTTGATTGCGTTCCCTTTTTATTTGATTGTCATTATAGTGGCGTTTGCAAGCGGTACGGGTGAACAGGGGATATATATTACGTTTGCTCTCGTTGGCTGGATCGTATACGCTCGTGTGGTCAAGGGTCTTAGCGCATCCTTTCGCAAGCAGGAATGGATAGCCGCAGCCAAGACACTGGGAATCCCGAATATTAAAATCATACTGCGCCATCTCCTGCCGAATGTGCTACCGCAAGCAGTGGTAGTGCTTATGACGGATATGGCTGTTCTGCTTGTGGCCATTGTTACGCTAGGCTATCTCGGTATCGGCATTGCGCCGCCAACTCCGGATTGGGGAACGATGATTTCTGATGGGCAGCCCTTTATATCTACAAAGTGGTGGCTTTCAGCAATCCCGGGCTTTGCGGTGGTATATACGGGAATAGCCTTATCCCTTGTGGGCGATGGGCTAGCAGATATATGGAGAAGAAAATGA
- a CDS encoding ABC transporter permease, translating to MTAHNLFKKSAGLRANPTSPHKWLVRAMIRAASVVICVVVAVFFIIRLVPGDPAKMILGEYATAEAIESMRHRLGLDRSLWEQFIGFVHNFFTHGDTGVSIVFETSSRELIAERAPVTLLLIAMTCLFAIIVSLVLATLAATHKDGLLDHMIRILPAVTLGMPIFWVGLLLILVFSVRLRWFPVGGVGEGWLGILYSLALPAITVGLSQIPSLVRSLRAQMLEVLESDFVVTLKAAGIPGRVILIKHVLRNSALPALMLLGVNIAYLMGGTLVIEQVFGLKGIGSLLFSAISNRDFPVIQGIALYCALSVVIIGFVIEVASGYLDPRTKGEQ from the coding sequence TTGACGGCCCACAATTTATTTAAAAAGTCTGCCGGATTACGTGCAAATCCTACTTCCCCACACAAATGGCTCGTACGCGCTATGATAAGAGCGGCATCAGTAGTCATCTGTGTGGTGGTGGCAGTCTTCTTCATCATAAGGCTGGTGCCGGGAGACCCCGCCAAAATGATTCTGGGGGAATACGCCACAGCTGAGGCTATTGAGAGTATGCGTCATAGGTTGGGGCTGGATCGTTCTCTTTGGGAGCAGTTTATAGGCTTTGTGCACAATTTCTTTACACACGGTGATACCGGCGTTTCGATTGTTTTTGAGACTTCTTCAAGAGAATTGATTGCAGAGCGGGCCCCCGTGACGCTGCTGCTCATTGCAATGACCTGTCTTTTTGCCATCATTGTTTCGCTGGTGCTGGCCACCCTTGCGGCAACACATAAAGACGGACTGCTTGACCATATGATACGCATCTTGCCTGCTGTAACGCTCGGTATGCCGATTTTTTGGGTTGGACTGCTACTGATTCTGGTATTTAGCGTTCGGCTTCGCTGGTTTCCCGTTGGGGGAGTCGGCGAGGGCTGGCTTGGAATCTTGTACAGTCTCGCCCTTCCTGCGATAACTGTCGGATTGTCGCAAATTCCTTCGCTCGTTCGTTCTTTAAGAGCGCAGATGCTGGAAGTGCTGGAATCTGATTTTGTTGTAACCTTGAAGGCAGCGGGAATCCCCGGCCGGGTTATACTGATAAAGCATGTCCTGCGCAATTCCGCTCTTCCCGCGCTTATGCTGCTTGGCGTAAACATTGCCTACCTGATGGGCGGCACGTTGGTAATTGAACAGGTTTTTGGTCTAAAGGGTATCGGAAGCCTGTTATTTTCAGCCATTTCAAACCGGGATTTTCCTGTTATACAGGGGATTGCTCTTTATTGTGCGCTATCTGTGGTCATCATCGGCTTCGTGATTGAGGTTGCTTCTGGGTATCTTGATCCCAGGACGAAAGGAGAACAATGA
- a CDS encoding ABC transporter substrate-binding protein yields MSKLIVSFRKPFLVGSLVFLLLILVAGCSGSKNDAGKNTNATNPSTTADQPAEGGTFTYGRPASVTSFDLHNQITSNNAFAIDKVFEPLVAFNSDGKIVDWLAESHSISADGLTYTFVLRDGLKFSNGTGVTAKDAVFSIQRHLNVGGPLAIAAKVASLSAKDEKTLVIKLKAPYTPFISELSNFSNGILPKGFGGVSEKEFFKNPVGTGPFVVKKWDSAGDLTFSKNKYYWQKGKPYIDELVYKLIEDDSQAINQLKAGAIDAIESVALENVNELKQGTDTKVATNGSWVTEQLFFNTLDKHFSDVHVRRALALALDRNGLTNAVTFGFAKPANSLLPPAIPYNTNDTIKALSFDTNAAKAELAKSKFPNGFSTKLLIASGNNSRTQEAQIIQAAAKTIGIDIQIESVELASFRERFFAYDFSAMINSGQADSPEANSILAFQTDPEGFSKSYWTHYTNNEVTKLLHEGQKTPDGEERAGIYAKLQQILADEVPYIPLYYPDILKGVRSSIDGLIVLPNNSVRFEDVRVKGN; encoded by the coding sequence ATGTCCAAACTTATTGTATCTTTTAGGAAGCCGTTTTTGGTTGGATCTTTAGTATTTCTTTTACTGATTCTCGTGGCAGGATGCTCTGGCTCCAAAAATGATGCAGGTAAAAATACAAACGCAACTAACCCAAGCACAACCGCTGATCAACCCGCAGAAGGGGGAACCTTTACATATGGTCGCCCGGCTTCCGTAACCTCGTTTGATTTGCACAATCAGATTACATCAAATAATGCTTTTGCTATCGACAAAGTATTTGAGCCGCTGGTCGCCTTTAACAGTGATGGAAAGATTGTGGATTGGCTTGCAGAGTCGCACAGTATAAGCGCAGATGGTTTAACCTATACTTTTGTTTTGCGCGATGGCTTGAAGTTTTCAAACGGAACCGGAGTTACTGCCAAGGACGCAGTTTTTTCAATTCAGCGTCATTTGAATGTAGGAGGTCCTCTTGCAATAGCTGCAAAGGTGGCTTCGCTTTCGGCTAAAGATGAAAAAACACTCGTAATTAAGCTTAAAGCGCCGTATACGCCGTTTATTTCTGAACTCTCAAACTTTTCCAATGGTATCCTTCCAAAGGGTTTCGGCGGCGTCTCGGAAAAAGAATTCTTCAAGAATCCGGTCGGTACCGGTCCCTTCGTCGTTAAGAAATGGGATTCTGCCGGTGATCTTACTTTCAGCAAAAATAAATACTATTGGCAGAAAGGCAAGCCATATATCGATGAGCTTGTCTACAAGCTCATTGAAGATGACAGCCAAGCGATTAACCAGCTGAAGGCTGGCGCGATTGATGCTATTGAGTCTGTAGCTCTTGAAAATGTAAATGAATTAAAACAAGGTACGGATACCAAGGTGGCGACCAATGGAAGCTGGGTGACAGAGCAATTGTTCTTCAATACCCTGGACAAACATTTTTCGGATGTGCACGTTCGCCGTGCGCTGGCGTTGGCACTTGACCGTAATGGATTGACCAATGCGGTTACCTTTGGTTTCGCAAAGCCAGCCAATTCGCTTTTGCCGCCAGCCATTCCCTACAACACGAACGATACGATTAAAGCGCTCAGCTTTGATACGAACGCTGCCAAAGCAGAGCTTGCAAAATCAAAGTTCCCTAATGGGTTTTCTACAAAATTGCTTATTGCCTCTGGAAACAACTCAAGAACTCAGGAGGCACAGATTATTCAGGCGGCCGCCAAAACGATCGGCATAGACATTCAAATCGAATCTGTTGAGTTGGCCTCATTCCGCGAGCGTTTCTTTGCCTATGATTTTTCGGCAATGATCAACAGCGGACAGGCGGATTCTCCAGAAGCCAACTCGATCCTCGCTTTCCAGACAGACCCGGAAGGCTTTAGCAAGTCGTATTGGACTCATTACACGAACAATGAAGTTACCAAGCTCCTGCACGAGGGGCAAAAAACACCTGATGGGGAAGAACGTGCGGGAATTTACGCCAAGCTTCAACAAATCCTTGCAGATGAGGTGCCTTACATCCCGCTCTATTATCCGGATATTCTGAAAGGTGTTCGTTCTTCCATTGATGGCCTGATCGTGCTTCCTAATAACAGCGTTCGTTTTGAAGATGTACGTGTGAAAGGTAATTAG
- a CDS encoding LysR family transcriptional regulator, protein MEFRQLQYTLQIAAEKNFSRAAEKLHIAQPSLSQQLSKLEKELGVLLFQRNTSAVELTHAGASFVEKAKKIVDAVEQLRQEMDDISQLRKGKVVVGSMPITGSHLLPHVLPVFKKAHPDIEIVLVEDSSMNLEKKTASGDTDLSLLSLPLVEPTLSYVPIGEEWIDLAVPPGHPLALRKNGDQPQPVHLEELKDEPFVVLKKGQGFRKLTMDLCHQAGFEPNVVFESTNMETLQSLVATGMGVTLVPRFIARAASSEFVPALLPLAEPTPSRTLAIAYRNGRYLSKAAEAFIETFRETVKQLSEK, encoded by the coding sequence ATGGAATTCAGACAGCTTCAATACACCCTGCAAATTGCAGCGGAAAAAAACTTCTCACGCGCAGCGGAAAAGCTGCACATTGCCCAGCCTTCCCTGAGCCAGCAATTGTCCAAACTGGAAAAAGAGCTTGGGGTGCTGTTATTTCAACGCAATACAAGTGCGGTGGAATTAACGCATGCAGGAGCAAGCTTTGTGGAAAAAGCGAAAAAGATCGTCGACGCCGTTGAGCAACTCCGACAGGAAATGGACGATATTTCTCAGTTGCGTAAAGGGAAGGTTGTCGTTGGCAGTATGCCTATCACGGGTTCCCATTTGCTGCCGCATGTGCTGCCTGTGTTTAAGAAAGCTCACCCTGACATTGAAATTGTTTTGGTCGAGGATTCATCCATGAATCTGGAGAAAAAAACAGCCAGCGGCGATACCGACCTCAGCCTGCTTTCTCTCCCATTGGTAGAACCGACACTTTCCTATGTGCCCATCGGTGAAGAATGGATTGATCTTGCTGTTCCCCCGGGTCACCCGCTGGCTCTGCGCAAAAACGGCGACCAGCCGCAGCCTGTGCATCTGGAAGAGCTGAAAGACGAACCTTTTGTCGTCCTGAAAAAAGGGCAAGGCTTCCGCAAGCTGACGATGGACTTGTGCCATCAAGCGGGCTTTGAGCCGAATGTGGTGTTTGAAAGCACCAATATGGAAACCCTCCAATCGCTCGTAGCAACAGGGATGGGGGTAACACTCGTACCTCGTTTTATCGCCCGGGCTGCCAGTAGCGAATTTGTTCCGGCATTGCTGCCACTGGCTGAACCGACGCCAAGCCGCACGCTGGCTATTGCATATCGGAATGGACGTTATTTGTCCAAAGCCGCCGAGGCTTTTATTGAAACTTTCCGTGAAACGGTCAAACAGCTTTCCGAAAAGTAG
- a CDS encoding carbon-nitrogen family hydrolase produces the protein MTYHEAQPFNVALIQAHIELGNPPENRSHIRSLMEQAVTAKLKPDLIVLPEMWNTGYALDRIHELADQEGAETREWISAFAATHQVNVVAGSIAEKKSDGHVYNTMLVFDRTGAEVASYSKIHLFRLMDEEKYLQPGEEKVLFTLDGGIQAGASICYDIRFPELARSLALSGANLLIVPAEWPHPRLHHWRTLLTARAIENQMYVIACNRVGRSGDSDFFGHSLIIDPWGEIIAEGGEQEGIITGTIESALVQDVRGRIPVFEDRRPSLYDL, from the coding sequence TTGACATATCATGAAGCTCAGCCGTTCAATGTTGCACTCATACAAGCTCATATTGAGCTGGGCAATCCACCGGAAAACCGCAGTCATATTCGTTCGTTAATGGAACAAGCGGTGACAGCCAAATTGAAGCCGGACCTGATTGTACTGCCGGAAATGTGGAACACGGGGTATGCGCTGGATCGCATTCATGAGCTGGCGGATCAGGAAGGAGCGGAAACCCGGGAATGGATATCGGCATTCGCTGCTACTCATCAGGTGAACGTGGTAGCCGGATCTATAGCGGAGAAGAAAAGCGACGGTCATGTGTACAATACGATGCTCGTTTTTGATCGGACAGGCGCAGAGGTTGCTTCATATTCCAAGATTCATTTGTTCCGCCTTATGGATGAAGAAAAATATTTGCAGCCTGGCGAGGAAAAGGTTTTATTCACGCTGGATGGAGGGATTCAGGCGGGTGCGTCGATCTGCTACGACATCCGCTTTCCCGAGCTAGCGCGCAGTCTGGCCCTGTCTGGCGCAAATCTGCTTATCGTACCTGCGGAATGGCCACATCCCCGTCTTCATCACTGGCGCACGTTGCTGACTGCACGGGCTATTGAAAATCAAATGTACGTCATCGCCTGTAACCGGGTAGGTCGCAGCGGGGATTCGGATTTCTTCGGGCATTCCCTCATTATTGATCCGTGGGGGGAAATTATTGCCGAGGGCGGGGAGCAGGAGGGCATCATCACAGGAACGATTGAGTCAGCCTTGGTGCAGGACGTACGTGGGCGTATTCCAGTATTCGAGGACCGTCGTCCTTCTCTGTATGATCTGTAA
- a CDS encoding pyridoxal phosphate-dependent aminotransferase, translating to MSNFSIPSADVMKQLPTQFFASLVQNVNREIAEGHDVINLGQGNPDTPTPPHIVKALQESADNPLYHKYSPFRGYGFLKEAVAQRYQEDYGVTLDPETEVAILFGGKTGLVQLPQVLLNPGDVCLVPDPGYPDYWSGVALAKAEMSFLPLKEENRFLPDYEAISEEGRRRAKLMFLNYPNNPTSATAPLSFYEETVEFAKRNGIVVASDFAYGAIGFDGERPVSFLQAEGAKDVGIEFYTLSKTYNMAGWRVGFALGNAEIISMINLLQDHIYVSLFGGIQAAAATALTSSQDCVGELVARYESRRNAFYDALGQIGWKATRPSGSFFSWLPVPQGYTSASFADLLLREAKVAVAPGIGFGNGGEGYVRAGLLSSEARLTEAVERIGKLNLFG from the coding sequence ATGAGTAATTTTTCCATTCCCTCCGCTGATGTGATGAAGCAGTTACCGACTCAATTTTTTGCCTCACTCGTACAAAATGTAAATCGTGAAATTGCGGAAGGGCATGATGTCATTAATCTTGGACAGGGGAACCCGGATACACCTACCCCACCTCATATTGTAAAAGCCTTGCAGGAATCAGCGGATAACCCGCTGTATCATAAATATTCGCCTTTTCGCGGTTACGGCTTTCTCAAGGAAGCCGTTGCCCAGCGCTATCAGGAGGATTACGGCGTAACACTTGACCCGGAAACCGAGGTCGCCATCCTGTTTGGCGGAAAAACAGGCTTGGTGCAGCTACCGCAAGTCTTACTCAATCCCGGTGATGTGTGTCTCGTTCCAGATCCCGGCTACCCGGATTACTGGTCTGGCGTAGCCCTGGCTAAAGCGGAAATGTCCTTTCTCCCATTAAAGGAAGAGAACCGTTTTCTGCCCGATTATGAGGCTATTTCCGAGGAAGGCCGCCGTCGCGCCAAGCTGATGTTCCTCAATTATCCGAATAATCCGACCTCGGCCACCGCGCCTCTTTCCTTCTATGAGGAAACGGTTGAATTTGCGAAGCGTAACGGCATTGTGGTGGCCAGTGATTTTGCCTATGGCGCTATCGGCTTTGACGGCGAACGTCCGGTGAGCTTCCTTCAGGCCGAGGGGGCCAAGGACGTAGGGATTGAGTTTTATACCCTGTCCAAAACGTACAATATGGCGGGCTGGCGCGTCGGTTTCGCGCTCGGTAATGCCGAAATCATCTCGATGATTAATCTGCTTCAGGATCATATTTATGTAAGCCTGTTTGGCGGCATTCAGGCAGCGGCGGCCACTGCTCTCACGTCCTCGCAGGACTGCGTGGGCGAGCTGGTTGCACGCTATGAATCGCGCCGCAACGCTTTTTATGATGCGCTTGGGCAAATTGGCTGGAAGGCGACGCGTCCAAGCGGCTCCTTTTTTAGCTGGTTGCCCGTGCCGCAGGGCTATACCTCAGCTTCCTTTGCCGATCTGCTGCTGCGGGAAGCCAAGGTGGCTGTCGCTCCAGGGATCGGCTTCGGTAACGGCGGCGAAGGATATGTGCGGGCGGGGCTGTTAAGCTCGGAAGCTCGACTGACCGAGGCGGTTGAACGAATTGGCAAGCTGAACCTGTTTGGTTAA
- the proB gene encoding glutamate 5-kinase, protein MSTRIVIKIGSSSLTGVEGGLNREAIAYFAREIAGLRSKGHEVLLVTSGAVAAGFREIGYPFRPKLLHEKQAAAAVGQALLMQAYQQAFRDFGLVSAQILLTRSDFLSRKRMNNAGMTVEELLRQQVIPIFNENDTVSIDELKFGDNDMLSALVANLVKAQHLIIITDTDGVYTADPRKHPNAVRFERIDEITEEIYALAGGSGSAVGTGGMRSKIEAAKVATRGGVPVFVGRVNADGDLDAAVEGHGPGTYFDTHLSSLPMKKQWLGFMSTPLGTVHVDQGAEEALVNGGHSLLPVGVRRVEGSFHAGDVVEVLGPEHKVLGRGVVNYDDGQLRSVQGLPSGEIVGKIGPIHRLEVIHRDEWITL, encoded by the coding sequence TTGTCAACACGAATAGTCATTAAAATCGGAAGCAGCTCCTTAACCGGAGTCGAGGGGGGCTTGAATCGGGAAGCCATTGCTTATTTTGCCCGCGAAATCGCTGGACTTCGTTCGAAAGGCCATGAAGTGCTGCTGGTCACATCAGGGGCAGTCGCCGCCGGGTTTCGGGAGATCGGGTACCCGTTTCGCCCCAAGCTGCTGCATGAGAAACAAGCGGCAGCAGCCGTAGGTCAGGCGCTGCTTATGCAAGCCTATCAACAGGCTTTTAGGGATTTTGGCTTGGTGAGCGCGCAGATCCTGCTGACACGCAGTGACTTTTTGAGCCGCAAACGGATGAACAATGCTGGAATGACCGTAGAAGAACTGCTGCGCCAGCAGGTCATTCCGATTTTTAACGAAAATGATACTGTGTCGATTGACGAATTGAAATTTGGTGATAACGATATGCTGTCTGCACTGGTCGCCAATCTGGTCAAAGCACAGCATTTGATCATTATCACAGATACCGATGGCGTATATACGGCAGACCCGCGCAAGCATCCGAACGCCGTACGTTTTGAACGCATCGACGAGATTACCGAGGAAATTTATGCATTGGCTGGAGGTTCCGGGTCAGCCGTAGGGACTGGCGGCATGCGATCCAAGATCGAAGCAGCCAAAGTCGCCACACGCGGTGGTGTACCTGTGTTTGTGGGACGCGTCAACGCAGACGGCGATCTGGATGCCGCCGTGGAGGGACATGGGCCGGGGACTTATTTTGACACCCACCTCTCTTCCCTGCCGATGAAAAAACAATGGCTTGGCTTCATGTCGACGCCGCTCGGTACGGTGCATGTAGATCAGGGAGCCGAGGAAGCGCTGGTGAACGGTGGTCATAGCCTGCTTCCCGTTGGCGTACGGCGTGTGGAAGGCAGCTTTCATGCCGGAGATGTCGTTGAGGTGCTGGGGCCGGAACATAAGGTGCTGGGGCGCGGCGTTGTCAATTATGACGATGGACAGCTTCGAAGCGTACAAGGATTACCAAGCGGCGAGATTGTGGGCAAGATCGGCCCCATTCACCGCCTTGAGGTGATTCACAGGGATGAATGGATTACATTATAA
- the proC gene encoding pyrroline-5-carboxylate reductase — MCESQTKALIQEQITFFGAGSMAEAIIRGMMARSVVKRGGITVINRSNQARLEELQQQYGVLFQTEDAAKIDLLRRSPVIVLAMKPKDAAQALGQLGPLLSDGQLIISVIAGLSIRTMQTLLGRKQPIARTMPNTSSSIGLGATGISFSKEISEDQRKNVLTIFESVGTVTVIEEEKMDVLTGISGSGPAYVYYLMEAMIAGGIRGGLTPEQAHELTVQTALGAARMVQQTGEEPSALRHKIMSPNGSTVAALERLDKGDFYETVIAAVQRCAERSREMGAVLKEGIE; from the coding sequence ATGTGTGAATCACAAACAAAGGCTTTAATTCAAGAGCAAATTACGTTTTTCGGAGCAGGCTCGATGGCAGAGGCTATTATCCGCGGGATGATGGCCCGTTCCGTTGTCAAACGTGGCGGGATTACGGTCATCAACCGCAGCAATCAGGCACGCCTGGAGGAACTTCAACAGCAATATGGGGTGTTGTTCCAAACCGAGGATGCCGCCAAAATCGATCTGCTGCGCCGTTCTCCCGTGATTGTGCTTGCCATGAAGCCCAAGGATGCTGCACAAGCCCTTGGACAGCTCGGTCCGCTCCTGTCAGATGGGCAGTTGATCATTTCGGTGATCGCTGGACTATCCATTCGTACGATGCAGACGTTGCTTGGCCGCAAGCAGCCCATCGCCCGGACGATGCCGAACACATCCAGTTCGATTGGACTGGGAGCAACAGGCATCAGCTTTTCCAAGGAGATTAGTGAAGACCAGCGTAAAAACGTACTTACGATATTCGAATCTGTAGGTACGGTAACGGTCATAGAAGAAGAGAAAATGGATGTTTTGACCGGGATTTCCGGAAGCGGCCCTGCCTATGTCTACTACTTGATGGAAGCCATGATTGCTGGGGGAATCCGTGGTGGCTTGACTCCTGAGCAAGCGCACGAACTGACAGTGCAAACGGCACTTGGAGCGGCACGCATGGTACAACAAACCGGGGAGGAGCCTTCTGCCCTGCGCCACAAAATCATGTCGCCCAACGGCTCGACGGTAGCCGCGTTGGAAAGGCTGGACAAAGGCGATTTCTACGAAACGGTCATTGCGGCGGTACAACGTTGTGCTGAACGATCCCGTGAGATGGGAGCTGTACTAAAGGAGGGAATTGAATGA
- a CDS encoding 2,3-diketo-5-methylthiopentyl-1-phosphate enolase: MSYCLATYRVYDDKADFNTKAQSIAIGMTVGSWTELPQAKRDAMQKHLGSVQAVDVHDGGPGERYADLTIAYPDVNFSRDIPALLVTVFGKISMDGRIKLTKLGFSEAFRSAFPGPKFGISGLREQLGVYDRPLLMSIFKSVIGLNLDELREQFTRQALGGVDLIKDDEILFENALTPIEKRVEACIKAAEAAERETGKKLLYAANLTGPTSQLKAQALKAIDAGANALLFNVLAYGYDVLHELSSDPAISVPIAAHPSLAGAAYPSPHYGISASVLLGQLMRLAGADLVLFPSPYGSVTMPREENMAIRDELITPELPLKASMPVPSAGIHPGLVPLIVRDFGTDVVVNAGGGIHGHPLGTEAGGRAFVQAIEAVHQAVPLAEYARTHPELQSALDTWGGER, from the coding sequence ATGAGCTATTGCTTGGCGACCTACCGGGTATACGATGACAAAGCCGACTTTAACACAAAGGCCCAATCCATTGCCATCGGCATGACGGTGGGCAGCTGGACCGAGCTTCCCCAAGCCAAGCGGGACGCAATGCAAAAGCATCTCGGCTCAGTTCAAGCTGTGGACGTTCACGATGGAGGGCCTGGTGAACGATATGCCGACCTGACCATTGCTTACCCGGATGTGAATTTCAGCCGGGACATTCCTGCACTGCTGGTGACGGTCTTCGGCAAAATTTCGATGGACGGCCGTATCAAGCTGACGAAGCTGGGCTTCTCGGAAGCATTCCGTTCTGCTTTTCCGGGGCCGAAATTTGGCATCAGCGGCTTGCGTGAGCAGCTCGGGGTATATGACCGTCCACTATTAATGAGCATTTTCAAGTCGGTGATTGGCCTTAATCTGGACGAGCTGAGAGAGCAGTTTACCCGACAAGCCCTGGGCGGCGTCGATCTGATCAAGGACGACGAGATTTTGTTTGAAAATGCGCTGACGCCGATTGAAAAACGCGTCGAAGCCTGCATCAAAGCCGCCGAAGCGGCTGAGCGTGAAACCGGTAAAAAGCTGCTATATGCAGCTAATTTAACTGGACCAACCTCGCAGCTCAAAGCGCAAGCCCTCAAGGCCATCGACGCAGGCGCAAATGCCCTGCTGTTCAACGTGCTGGCCTATGGCTATGATGTGCTGCATGAACTAAGCAGCGATCCCGCTATCTCGGTGCCGATTGCAGCCCACCCTTCGTTGGCGGGTGCTGCTTATCCGTCACCGCATTATGGTATTTCGGCGTCGGTGCTGCTCGGTCAGCTCATGCGACTGGCAGGAGCCGACCTCGTGCTCTTCCCTTCTCCTTACGGCTCGGTTACGATGCCGCGTGAGGAAAACATGGCGATCCGCGATGAGCTGATCACCCCTGAGCTGCCGCTAAAGGCCAGCATGCCTGTGCCATCCGCAGGGATTCACCCCGGCCTGGTGCCGTTAATTGTGCGTGATTTTGGCACAGATGTTGTCGTTAACGCCGGGGGCGGCATTCACGGCCATCCGCTCGGCACCGAAGCAGGCGGACGCGCCTTTGTGCAGGCGATTGAAGCTGTGCATCAGGCTGTGCCGCTGGCGGAATACGCCCGCACGCACCCCGAACTGCAATCCGCGCTCGACACGTGGGGAGGTGAACGATGA
- a CDS encoding 2-hydroxy-3-keto-5-methylthiopentenyl-1-phosphate phosphatase, whose protein sequence is MSTAKKPVIFCDFDGTITNSDNIVAIMKHFQPAGCEAIMHDIVNGQTSIREGVGAMFALMPSTQKDEIISYVLGQAGIREGFARFLDYVREQDIEFFVTSGGIDFFIDPLLKPFDIPQDHVYCNGADFSGDHIEITWPHPCQESCTNDCGMCKTTVIRQYPAEQYERILIGDSLTDFEGAKIADLVYSRSHLTLKCQELGVPHVPFETFDDIIKDLKQKQEQGVL, encoded by the coding sequence ATGAGTACAGCGAAGAAGCCCGTCATTTTTTGCGATTTTGACGGGACGATTACGAACAGCGACAATATTGTCGCCATTATGAAGCATTTTCAGCCTGCGGGCTGTGAGGCCATCATGCATGATATCGTGAACGGACAGACGTCCATTCGTGAAGGCGTGGGTGCGATGTTCGCTCTGATGCCCTCGACGCAAAAAGATGAAATCATCTCTTATGTACTTGGACAAGCTGGTATACGCGAGGGCTTTGCCCGTTTTTTGGACTATGTACGGGAACAGGATATTGAATTTTTTGTCACCAGCGGTGGTATTGATTTCTTTATTGATCCACTGCTGAAGCCTTTCGACATTCCACAGGATCACGTTTACTGCAATGGAGCCGATTTTTCCGGCGATCATATTGAAATTACGTGGCCTCATCCCTGTCAGGAGTCGTGTACAAACGATTGCGGTATGTGCAAAACAACTGTAATTCGTCAGTACCCTGCCGAACAGTACGAACGAATTTTGATCGGGGACAGCCTGACGGATTTTGAAGGAGCCAAAATTGCTGACCTCGTGTACTCCCGTTCGCACCTGACTTTAAAGTGTCAGGAGCTGGGCGTACCACATGTGCCCTTTGAAACATTTGACGACATTATTAAGGATTTAAAGCAAAAACAGGAGCAAGGGGTGCTGTAA